The Hymenobacter sp. DG01 genome has a segment encoding these proteins:
- a CDS encoding transglutaminase family protein, with the protein MPSYNIKHITRYTYAAEVIDCVNQVMLYPLEDDRLEVTSHEVTISHDSGITHDTPISTYTDYFGNTVGIFTVLEPHTVLVIESTKDVVTHPIQFPMDEQPAEQQWQQLRELHHDPAFIDFLCEECFTSAQDLKATLDQLVNRADKPLKNALVLSEYVYDNFQYRQGVTNIETPAEEIWQLKAGVCQDFAHMLLAMLRIVGIPARYVSGYVCPDREGVRGSGATHAWVEAYIPFYGWLGLDPTNNCIVNDGHVRLAIGRNFPDCTPVKGTYKGTGSHRLDVSVHIESGKPESQNALPQQPSYTYEVKDKPAAVNSYRRHLELQMQMQMQQQQ; encoded by the coding sequence ATGCCTTCCTACAACATCAAGCACATCACGCGCTATACCTACGCGGCCGAGGTAATCGACTGCGTCAATCAGGTCATGCTCTACCCCCTCGAGGATGACCGACTGGAGGTAACCAGTCACGAGGTAACTATCTCCCACGATTCGGGCATCACGCACGACACACCCATTAGCACGTATACTGACTATTTCGGTAATACCGTGGGGATTTTCACGGTGCTGGAGCCGCACACCGTGCTGGTTATTGAATCGACGAAGGACGTGGTAACGCACCCGATTCAGTTTCCGATGGACGAGCAGCCCGCCGAACAGCAGTGGCAGCAGTTGCGGGAGCTACACCACGACCCGGCCTTCATTGACTTTCTGTGCGAGGAGTGCTTCACTTCGGCTCAGGACCTGAAGGCTACCCTCGACCAGTTGGTAAACCGCGCCGATAAGCCCCTCAAAAATGCCCTGGTGCTCTCGGAGTACGTGTACGACAATTTCCAGTACCGCCAGGGAGTGACCAACATAGAAACGCCGGCCGAGGAAATCTGGCAGCTGAAAGCGGGCGTTTGTCAGGATTTTGCCCACATGCTGCTGGCTATGCTGCGGATAGTGGGCATTCCGGCCCGCTACGTGAGCGGCTACGTGTGCCCTGACCGGGAAGGGGTGCGGGGCTCTGGCGCTACCCACGCCTGGGTCGAGGCCTACATTCCGTTCTACGGGTGGCTGGGCCTCGACCCGACCAATAACTGCATCGTCAACGATGGGCACGTGCGCCTGGCTATCGGCCGCAACTTCCCCGACTGCACCCCCGTGAAAGGCACCTACAAAGGCACCGGCTCCCACCGCCTCGATGTTTCAGTGCACATTGAAAGTGGCAAGCCGGAAAGCCAGAACGCCCTACCCCAGCAGCCCAGCTATACCTACGAGGTGAAGGACAAGCCCGCCGCCGTGAACTCCTACCGCCGCCACCTGGAGCTCCAGATGCAAATGCAGATGCAACAGCAGCAGTAA
- a CDS encoding alpha-E domain-containing protein, translating into MLSRVADTIYWLARYMERTQAMLQVIRIYYQASQDSLQDFSWRPVLYSYGHLTPEELAATEGDTVRVLEHLILDRHNDASVYNNVLQARENARSAQDHITRDVWQCLNDYYHAIRSEEIAQQIRQGDPMSGIDALMRHGLVFTGAVQNTMPRDEGYGYLTMGRLLERALQTTDILRIRWANNADSMTSGLDAPELRYLLHSLFGHELYLKTYRGNFNPDSVLQFVLHNSHFAHSLSSCLSRLSWYFERLRADSLPESYERLEFMVGRLANHVKYSTVSAAEPEQLNEFLLETRQQLLDVAVAFGKYYFGRS; encoded by the coding sequence ATGCTCAGTCGCGTTGCCGATACAATTTACTGGCTGGCCCGCTACATGGAACGCACCCAGGCCATGTTGCAGGTTATCCGCATTTACTACCAGGCTTCCCAGGACAGCCTCCAGGATTTCAGCTGGCGCCCGGTACTGTACAGCTACGGACACCTGACGCCGGAGGAGCTGGCCGCCACGGAGGGCGACACGGTGCGGGTGTTGGAGCACCTGATTCTGGACCGGCACAACGATGCCTCGGTCTATAATAACGTGCTGCAGGCCCGCGAAAACGCCCGCTCGGCCCAGGACCACATTACCCGCGACGTATGGCAGTGCCTGAACGATTACTACCATGCCATCCGGAGCGAGGAAATAGCCCAGCAAATTCGGCAGGGCGACCCCATGTCGGGCATTGATGCGCTGATGCGGCATGGACTGGTGTTTACCGGGGCCGTGCAGAACACCATGCCCCGCGACGAGGGTTACGGCTACCTCACCATGGGTCGGCTGCTGGAGCGGGCCCTGCAAACCACCGACATTCTGCGCATCCGGTGGGCCAACAACGCCGATTCGATGACCAGTGGCCTGGATGCGCCCGAGCTGCGCTACCTGTTGCACTCTCTGTTCGGCCACGAGCTGTATTTGAAAACCTACCGCGGCAACTTCAACCCCGACAGCGTGCTGCAGTTCGTGCTCCACAACAGTCACTTCGCCCATTCTCTCTCCTCCTGCCTCAGCCGGCTTAGCTGGTACTTTGAGCGCCTGCGAGCCGACAGCCTGCCCGAAAGCTACGAGCGGCTGGAGTTTATGGTAGGCCGCCTGGCCAACCACGTCAAGTACAGCACCGTCTCGGCGGCGGAGCCGGAGCAGCTCAATGAGTTTCTGCTGGAAACCCGCCAACAGTTGCTGGATGTAGCCGTGGCCTTCGGTAAATACTACTTCGGAAGAAGCTAA
- a CDS encoding Ldh family oxidoreductase, whose product MTTTLPYTQLFTFTESVFKGMGCSDEDATLATETLLSADLRGIDSHGVARLVGYVRLWEAGRINATPRVGVTYETPSTAVVDGDGGLGLVVGPKAMQVAMEKARQVGTGWVSVKNSNHFGIAGYHAMKALALDMIGVAMTNASPLVAPTYSLERLLGTNPIAVAVPAGDQPDFVLDMATTTAANGKLEIAQRKNIPIPEGWAQDPAGIGSTDPNAVKNGGALLPLGGATGSHKGYGLGAVVDIFSAVLSGANYGPWVPPFVAFLQPSANPVGEGLGHFFGAMRVDAFRPAAEFKAHMDNWITTFRNARATEGQHVLIPGDPEREMSGHRLLEGIPLLEPVLKDLETVGAKFGVKL is encoded by the coding sequence ATGACGACAACCCTCCCCTATACCCAGCTTTTCACCTTCACGGAATCTGTTTTCAAAGGCATGGGCTGCTCCGATGAGGACGCAACGCTTGCCACTGAAACCCTGCTTTCCGCCGATTTGCGCGGCATCGACTCGCACGGCGTGGCCCGCCTGGTTGGGTACGTACGCCTCTGGGAAGCCGGCCGCATCAATGCTACCCCCCGCGTGGGCGTCACCTACGAAACGCCCAGCACGGCCGTAGTGGATGGCGACGGGGGCCTGGGCCTAGTGGTAGGCCCCAAAGCCATGCAGGTGGCGATGGAGAAGGCCCGGCAGGTAGGCACGGGCTGGGTTTCGGTGAAGAACTCCAACCACTTCGGTATTGCCGGCTACCACGCCATGAAAGCTCTGGCCCTGGATATGATTGGGGTAGCCATGACCAATGCCTCGCCCTTGGTGGCGCCTACCTACTCCCTAGAGCGGCTGCTCGGCACCAACCCCATTGCCGTAGCTGTGCCCGCCGGCGACCAGCCAGATTTCGTGCTGGACATGGCTACCACCACGGCGGCCAACGGTAAGCTCGAAATTGCTCAACGCAAGAACATTCCCATCCCCGAAGGCTGGGCCCAGGACCCGGCCGGCATAGGCTCCACGGACCCGAACGCCGTGAAAAATGGTGGCGCATTGCTACCCCTCGGGGGGGCCACTGGCTCGCACAAGGGCTACGGCCTGGGCGCCGTGGTCGATATTTTCTCGGCCGTACTCAGCGGCGCCAACTATGGCCCTTGGGTTCCGCCCTTCGTGGCCTTCCTGCAGCCCTCGGCTAACCCCGTGGGTGAAGGCCTGGGCCATTTCTTTGGGGCTATGCGGGTCGATGCTTTTCGTCCGGCCGCCGAGTTCAAAGCCCACATGGACAACTGGATTACCACCTTCCGCAACGCCCGCGCCACCGAAGGCCAGCACGTCCTCATCCCCGGCGACCCGGAGCGGGAAATGTCGGGGCACCGGCTGCTGGAGGGTATTCCGCTGTTGGAACCCGTACTCAAAGACCTCGAAACGGTGGGCGCCAAGTTTGGCGTGAAGCTGTAA